TCGGAAAAGCCTGAGGGTTTCATTTTTTTTCATGGCGGGTGAAATCTCAAGATGCTATATTGGCCAATTCTAAAAGACGATTATGGGTATGACCGATGATCGAGCCAAAAAGAACGATATATATTCGGTTCGGTCGATCTCAGCATCGCGGAGTTGCTTTTATATAACATGCGCCATGTCCAGCACGGTGCCGGCCAGCTGGTTGCAGCCACAATATCATGGGCTATTGGCTCAACATATTCCCGGTATGCGGATCAACCATCATCAAAGTTATTGGGCGTTGGTATGCAAATGATAACCGGAGGAACAGGACTTTTAATAATATCATTTATATCCGGTGAAATACTTGATTTAAATTTCAGCGCTATCACTCTCAGGTCCTGGTTTTCACTGGGCTATCTGATTTCGTTCGGATCGATCGCTTTTGCCGCCTATGTATGGTTACTATCCGCATCGACCCCGGCCAAAGCGTCAACCTATGCTTTTGTGAATCCTATAATAGCGTTAATTCTGGGCGCAATGCTGGCAGAAGAAACTCTTATTTCATGGACGCCAGGCTGTTCGATTTTAGTGATTGTTGCGGTCGTCATAATTAAGACACCCACACAACCCAAAATAAAACGCGCCTAATCACGATTCTTGTTGGCCTTCTTCTTTTTCTTCTTGGGTTTAGGTTTAGTGGTTTTGGGTGGGACATTCACCAATCGACGCATGATGTCGTCGAAGCCGATATCAGACTGGTCGCCGTTTTCAATCTTCGTCGTCTGTTTCCTTGGCATTTTCTTCTTTACCAGTAAATAAGTCAGGCACACCCAGTGGTTTTTTGACCTTCAGGTCGTACCCAGCAACATTACCGTCGAGAGGTAACAAAGCTCGACTTTTGCCGGGTTTGTCTTTTCCGTCAAACGTGTAAAACGTTTCCACCTCATAATGAATAGCCGTTGCTAAATGAATCGC
The sequence above is a segment of the Candidatus Zixiibacteriota bacterium genome. Coding sequences within it:
- a CDS encoding EamA family transporter; translation: MRHVQHGAGQLVAATISWAIGSTYSRYADQPSSKLLGVGMQMITGGTGLLIISFISGEILDLNFSAITLRSWFSLGYLISFGSIAFAAYVWLLSASTPAKASTYAFVNPIIALILGAMLAEETLISWTPGCSILVIVAVVIIKTPTQPKIKRA